Genomic window (Egicoccus halophilus):
TGGTCGCCCTGGCCGAGGTCCTCGCCGGGCTCGGCTGCGTCGTCGTGCGAGCCAACCTGCCCTATCGCGAGGCGGGACGTCGGGCCGCGCCCCGCGCCGAGAGCTCGGTGGCGCCGTTCCTGTCGTTGTGGGCGGCCGCGGACGCGCTGTTGCGCGACGAGGGCCTGCCCACCGCCGGACCCGGCTGGGTGCTCGGCGGTAAGTCCTACGGGGGCCGGGTCGCGTCGCTGGCCACCGCGATGGCGGCCGCGGAGGACCGGCCCGCGGCCGCCGGGTTGCTGTTCTACGGCTACCCGCTGCACCCGCCCGGCAAGCCGGACAAGCTGCGCGTCGACCACTGGCCCTCGGTGCCCGTGCCGTGCCTGTTCCTCCAGGGGGACCGCGATCCCTTCTTCACCCGGGACCTGTTCGAGGAGCACGTGCGCAAGCTGCCCCGGCGGGCCACCCTGCAGGTCGTCGAGGGCGGGGACCACTCGTTGCAGGTGACCGGCGCGGCGAGCCCGGACGGCACGCCCCGCGGCGCGGTCCAGGTCCTGCAGGAGCTCGAGGGCCCGCTCGCCGACTGGCTCGGGTCGCTGGACCGGTGAGCGGGCGACTCCGGCCGGGCAGCCGGCGCCCCTCCGTCGTGCGCGAGTTCCGGGAGTTCGTCGCCCGGGGCAGCTTCGTCGACCTCGCGGTCGGCTTCGTGATGGGTGGCGCGGTCACCGGCGTGGTCAACGCGCTGGTCGAGCGGCTGATCATGCCGCTGATCGCCCTGCTGTTCGGGGAACCCGACTTCGACGCGATCGGCCGGTTCGGCTGCGTCGCGGCGAGTGCGCCGGATCGGTCGGTGCCGTGCTCACGGCACTGGTGAATTTTCCGCTGGTGGCGTTGGTGCTGTTCGCCATCGTCGAGGCCTACAACCGCCTGCGGCGGGAACATGCCGACGAGGCCGAGCCCGCCCCCGGGTCCGACGCCGATGCCGAGCAGCTCGTGCTGCTGCGCGAGATCCGTGACGCGCTGTGGGTCCGGGCCGGCTCCGCGACCTCCGACGAGGTGCCGGACCGGGCGGCGCGGACGGCCACGGCGGCGGTCGCGGACCCGGACGACCCACGTCGGTGACCCCACCGGTCGTCGTCGCCGTCAGTCGTCCGACGAGGGCACGCTGCGGCCGGGTTCACCGGCGAACCGGGCGGCCACGGCGCGCTTGACGGCCCGTCGGGCGGCCTCGTGCAACGCGGCCTGCGACTCGGAGTCCCGCGACCCCGACGACCCGGGGCGCACGTGCCCCTGGGCACGGGCGGTCGCCGCGACGGCCTCGGCCACCACCGGCACGACCGAGCGGTCGAACGGGGAGGGCACGACGTAGTCGGGGGCGAGGTCGTCCCCGACGATCGAGGCGATGCCGGCAGCGGCAGCGACCTTCATCTCGTCGGTCACGGCGGTGGCGGCGGCATCGAGCAGGCCGCGGAACAGGCCCGGGAAACACAGCACGTTGTTGATCTGGTTGGGGAAGTCGGACCGTCCGGTCGCCATCACGCGGACGTGCTCACGGGCGAGGTCGGGGTGGATCTCGGGCGTGGGGTTGGCCAGCGCGAACACGATCCGGTCCGGCGCCATGGCCTGCACGAGCTCGAGCGGCAGCGAGTCCGGGCCCGACACGCCGACGAACACGTCCGCGTCGCGCAGGGCCACCTCCTTGCCTCCGGTGAGCTGGCGTGGGTTGACCTGTCGGGCCAGACGCCGCCGGATCGGGTCCATCCCACGCCGACGCGGTTCCAGGATGCCGTCGACGTCGACCGGGACGATGTCGGTGATGCCGGCCGCGCGCAGCAGGTTCACGATCGCCACGCCGGCCGACCCGACGCCCTGGACGACCACCCGCAACGAGGTGAGCTCGCGGTCCACGACCCTCGCGGCGTTCATCAACGCCGCGAGCACGACCACCGCGGTGCCGTGCTGGTCGTCGTGGAACACGGGCACGTCGAGCCGCTGGCGCAGCTTGCCCTCGATCTCGAAGCAGCGGGGTGCGGCGATGTCCTCGAGGTTGATGCCGCCGAAGCCGCTGGCGATGCGGGCGACGGTGTCCACGAAGGCGTCGGGATCCTGCTCGTCGACCAGGATGGGGTAGGCGTCGACGCCACCGAAGGACTTCAGCAGCATCGCCTTGCCCTCCATCACCGGCAGCGAGGCGAGCGGGCCGATGTCGCCCAGGCCCAGCACCGCCGAGCCGTCGGTGACGATGGCGACGGAGTTCGAGCGGATCGTGAACCGGTAGGCGGCGACCGGATCCTCGGCGATCAGCTGGCACACCTTGGCCACGCCGGGGGTGTAGACCAGCGACAGGTCCTGGGGGCCGCGGACGTCGCGGGTGAGCTCCACCCGGATCTTGCCGCCCTCGTGTGCGGCCAGCACGTCGTCGAGGATGGAGAGCACCTCGACCCCTTCCGCCTCGACCAGGGCGGCGGCCACCGCGTCGCCGTGTGCGTCGTCGCGGACCTCGACGGTCACGTCGCGGAAGACCACGTGGCGCTGCTCGTCGGTGCGCTGGGTGGCGAGCAGTTCGGCGCCGCACGCCTCGAGCACGCCGGTCACCCGGGCCAGCATGCCGGGCGCGTTCTCCAGCGCGAGCCGGAGGGTGAGGCGCTGGGTCAGTGGTGGCATGGTCGGCCTCTCCCGGGCGGGCGGCCGAGGATAAGCGCCGCCGTGGGCACGGCCGCCATCGACCGTCACGCGACGGCGCGTCACACCTGTGGCAGACTGGCCGGGTACGTGTCCGCCGTCGGACGAAAACGTTTCCGACCGGTCCGTGACCATCCTGTCGCCCCACCCCGGAGCACGCATGTCCGCCGAACTCGCCCAGCGGTCCATCGACACCGTCCGCACCCTGGCCATGGACGCCGTCCAACAGGCGAACTCCGGGCACCCCGGGATGCCGATGGGGTGCGCACCGATGGCGTACGTGCTGTTCAACGAGGTGATGCGGCTCGACCCGACCCAGGTCGACTGGCCCGACCGCGACCGTTTCGTGCTCTCCGCCGGGCACGGGTCGATGCTGCTGTACGCCGCGCTGCACCTGGCCGGCTTCGCGCGTCCGAACCTCGACGACCTGCAGCACTTCCGCCAGTGGGGTTCGCCGACGGCGGGGCACCCGGAGAACTTCCTGCTCGACGCGGTCGAGACCACGACCGGCCCGCTCGGTCAGGGCGTGGCCAACGGCATCGGGATGGCGCTGGCCGCCGAGCGGCTCGCCGCCGAGTTCAACCGGCCCGGGCACGAGATCGTCGACCACCGGGTCTACGGCATCGTCTCCGACGGTGACCTGATGGAGGGTGTCGCCGCCGAGGCCGCCTCGCTCGCCGGCCACCTGCGGCTCGGTCGCCTCACCTACCTCTACGACGACAACGCCATCACCATCGACGGCCGCACCGAGATCGCCTTCACCGAGGACGTGCTGGCCCGCTTCGACGCCTACGGCTGGCACACCCAGCGGGTCGAGGACGTCACCGATCTCGACGCGCTGCGGGCCGCGATCGCGGCCGCGGACGCCGACGAGCGTCCGTCGTTGATCGCCGTGCGGACCGTCATCGGTCACGGGGCGCCCAACAAGGCCGGGACGTCCAAGGCCCACGGTTCCCCGCTGGGCCCCGACGAGATCGCCGCGACCAAGCAGGCCATGGGCTGGGACCTGGAGCCGTTCACCGTCCCCGACGACGTGCGCGACCACCTCGACCTGTCCGAGCGTGGCCGCGAGCGCCGCGAGGCCTGGGAGCAGCGCTTCGCCGCGTACCGCGAGGCGCACCCGGAACTGGCCGACGAGTTCGAGCGGCGCGTCGTGCGCGGTGAGCTGCCGGCGGACTGGACCGACGCGTTGCCGACGCTGGACGACAAGGCGGCCACCCGCCAGCACTCCGGCGCGGTGATCAACGCGATCGCCGAGCGGGTCCCGGAGCTGTTCGGCGGATCGGCCGACCTCGCGGCGTCCAACAACACCGACGTCGAGGGCGGCGGGGACTTCAGCGCCACCGACCGCACCGGTCGCAACGTCCGGTTCGGGGTGCGCGAGCACGCGATGGCGTCGATCGCCAACGGCATGGCACTGCACGGCGGGGTGATCCCCTACGTCGCCACCTTCCTGATCTTCACCGACTACTGCCGGCCGGCGATCCGCCTCTCGGCGTTGATGCAGCAGCGGGTCGTCTACGTGATGACCCACGACTCGATCGGCCTGGGTGAGGACGGCCCCACCCACCAGCCGGTCGAGCACCTGCCGGCGCTGCGGGCGATCCCGGGCCTGACGGTGCTGCGGCCCGCCGACGGCGCCGAGACCGTCGCCGCCTGGAAGCTGGCGCTCGAGCACGACGGCCCGAGCGTGCTGGCGCTGACGCGGCAGGGCCTGCCGCCGCTGGGGGACCGGCCCGAGGGTGCGGTCGAGCGCGGCGCCTACGTGCTGCGTG
Coding sequences:
- a CDS encoding NAD-dependent malic enzyme — its product is MPPLTQRLTLRLALENAPGMLARVTGVLEACGAELLATQRTDEQRHVVFRDVTVEVRDDAHGDAVAAALVEAEGVEVLSILDDVLAAHEGGKIRVELTRDVRGPQDLSLVYTPGVAKVCQLIAEDPVAAYRFTIRSNSVAIVTDGSAVLGLGDIGPLASLPVMEGKAMLLKSFGGVDAYPILVDEQDPDAFVDTVARIASGFGGINLEDIAAPRCFEIEGKLRQRLDVPVFHDDQHGTAVVVLAALMNAARVVDRELTSLRVVVQGVGSAGVAIVNLLRAAGITDIVPVDVDGILEPRRRGMDPIRRRLARQVNPRQLTGGKEVALRDADVFVGVSGPDSLPLELVQAMAPDRIVFALANPTPEIHPDLAREHVRVMATGRSDFPNQINNVLCFPGLFRGLLDAAATAVTDEMKVAAAAGIASIVGDDLAPDYVVPSPFDRSVVPVVAEAVAATARAQGHVRPGSSGSRDSESQAALHEAARRAVKRAVAARFAGEPGRSVPSSDD
- a CDS encoding MscL family protein; this translates as MSGRLRPGSRRPSVVREFREFVARGSFVDLAVGFVMGGAVTGVVNALVERLIMPLIALLFGEPDFDAIGRFGCVAASAPDRSVPCSRHW
- a CDS encoding alpha/beta family hydrolase codes for the protein MSTERRSLPVTAANVDHVTASLHVPDEVSRPPVLLTHGAGGDLDGEGLVALAEVLAGLGCVVVRANLPYREAGRRAAPRAESSVAPFLSLWAAADALLRDEGLPTAGPGWVLGGKSYGGRVASLATAMAAAEDRPAAAGLLFYGYPLHPPGKPDKLRVDHWPSVPVPCLFLQGDRDPFFTRDLFEEHVRKLPRRATLQVVEGGDHSLQVTGAASPDGTPRGAVQVLQELEGPLADWLGSLDR
- the tkt gene encoding transketolase, with protein sequence MSAELAQRSIDTVRTLAMDAVQQANSGHPGMPMGCAPMAYVLFNEVMRLDPTQVDWPDRDRFVLSAGHGSMLLYAALHLAGFARPNLDDLQHFRQWGSPTAGHPENFLLDAVETTTGPLGQGVANGIGMALAAERLAAEFNRPGHEIVDHRVYGIVSDGDLMEGVAAEAASLAGHLRLGRLTYLYDDNAITIDGRTEIAFTEDVLARFDAYGWHTQRVEDVTDLDALRAAIAAADADERPSLIAVRTVIGHGAPNKAGTSKAHGSPLGPDEIAATKQAMGWDLEPFTVPDDVRDHLDLSERGRERREAWEQRFAAYREAHPELADEFERRVVRGELPADWTDALPTLDDKAATRQHSGAVINAIAERVPELFGGSADLAASNNTDVEGGGDFSATDRTGRNVRFGVREHAMASIANGMALHGGVIPYVATFLIFTDYCRPAIRLSALMQQRVVYVMTHDSIGLGEDGPTHQPVEHLPALRAIPGLTVLRPADGAETVAAWKLALEHDGPSVLALTRQGLPPLGDRPEGAVERGAYVLRDVHPDGDEGADPQVVLIGTGSEVQLCLGAAEQLAADGVAARVVSMPSWERFAAQDQAYRDEVLPPQVRARVAVEAAAGFGWERWVGDAGVIVAMERFGASAPAEKLFEVFGFTVEHVTEVARGLLRA
- a CDS encoding MscL family protein encodes the protein MLTALVNFPLVALVLFAIVEAYNRLRREHADEAEPAPGSDADAEQLVLLREIRDALWVRAGSATSDEVPDRAARTATAAVADPDDPRR